The Miscanthus floridulus cultivar M001 chromosome 17, ASM1932011v1, whole genome shotgun sequence genome has a window encoding:
- the LOC136516052 gene encoding uncharacterized protein: MADGNRNTGNGEPPRRAAAASSTCRWAPSTTARRPWPTTTSSRRWGAHCCPRRRPLDASGAVSSVVTAATAAYTPPVPSSRASAFALGLAASAVPSYGNGGGHAFVLAANALAAANQGQVAPAPSVLPPLFASPVPVPVHGNSNASATVSATSDSVATRAPRSKGAVALLGVSPPSSAPPPPNRKAPRGRRGNGTGRRRRSGAAGDDADAADAALTNGGESTPPFPWATKTTGAHPTLAELIERGIASVEGEVRCKRCDAGKTISYEIKAKFEELCGFIVRNVEAMHDRAPPEWMYPALPDCDKCGQKNSLRPMIAAQKWRINWMFLLLSQTLGLCTLEQLKHFCARTRQHRTGAKDRVLYSTYMELCNQLCPGGPFDMAFERKNRTRPFA, from the exons ATGGCAGATGGGAACAGGAACACGGGGA ACGGAGAACCGCCGAGGAGAGCGGCTGCGGCTTCCTCGACTTGTCGCTGGGCTCCATCTACAACAGCCCGTCGTCCCTGGCCAACGACGACGTCTTCTCGCCGGTGGGGCGCGCACTGTtgcccgcggcggcggccgctGGATGCGTCGGGCGCTGTGTCGTCTGTCGTCACCGCTGCCACGGCGGCCTACACGCCGCCTGTGCCTTCTAGTCGCGCTTCGGCGTTCGCGCTGGGACTTGCTGCCTCGGCGGTGCCCAGCTACGGCAATGGAGGCGGCCATGCCTTTGTCCTTGCTGCCAATGCCCTGGCGGCGGCGAATCAGGGTCAGGTGGCACCGGCGCCGTCTGTGCTGCCACCGCTGTTTGCCAGCCCCGTTCCTGTGCCAGTCCATGGCAATAGCAACGCTTCTGCGACGGTGTCGGCGACCAGTGACAGTGTCGCGACGCGGGCACCTCGATCCAAAGGAGCTGTGGCGTTGTTGGGTGTATCTCCCCCCTCGTCCGCGCCACCGCCTCCCAACAGAAAGGCCCCGCGTGGGCGGCGCGGGAACGGCACCGGCCGCCGTCGCCGCAGCGGTGCAGCCGGTGATGATGCAGATGCAGCTGACGCCGCACTGACCAACGGTGGCGAGAGCACGCCGCCGTTCCCGTGGGCGACCAAGACCACGGGCGCACACCCGACGCTCGCCGAGCTCATCGAGCGAGGGATCGCCTCCGTGGAGGGCGAGGTCCGCTGCAAGCGCTGTGACGCCGGCAAGACCATCTCGTACGAGATTAAGGCCAAGTTTGAGGAGCTGTGCGGCTTCATCGTCCGCAACGTGGAGGCCATGCATGACCGCGCGCCGCCGGAGTGGATGTACCCGGCGCTGCCGGATTGCGACAAGTGCGGGCAGAAGAACAGCCTCCGTCCCATGATCGCCGCCCAGAAATGGAGGATCAACTGGATGTTCCTGCTGCTAAGCCAGACACTGGGGCTTTGCACCCTTGAGCAGCTGAAGCACTTCTGTGCCCGCACCAGGCAGCACCGCACTGGTGCCAAGGACAGAGTCCTCTACTCCACCTACATGGAACTCTGCAACCAGCTGTGCCCCGGTGGCCCGTTCGACATGGCCTTCGAGAGGAAGAACAGGACTCGTCCATTTGCTTAA